From the genome of Aerococcus urinaehominis:
GTTTAGATAGTTTTACTGAGGCCTTGGGCAATCATAGAAATCAGGAAGCCCAGTCAGTGGAAGAACTCGCCCAAAAAGCTGACCCTAAGGATGGGGAAAAAATCTTAGGTCATGCCTTTAAGGACCAAGATTCAGTTGCTGACCGGTTAGCGCGCAGTCTCAATATGAATCCAAACACTGTAAAAATGGGACTAGCTATACTCGCACCGATGGTTTTAAAATATCTCGCTGACCGGCAATCTGGTCCTAGCATGGACCAAAGCCAGGTTGAACAGGATACCAAGTCGGCTGAAGATGAGCTGTTAGAAGCCATTAGAAAATATGCCAACAGCCAAAATAATCAGACTAGTCAGGGGCAAGCCAGTCAACCGACCCAAGCTGATCAAAATAATCAGGCGCCAGCGACCAATCAGGATGGTGGCCTAGGTGGTATTATTGGCGATGTCTTAGACCGTTTACAAAATAATCAAGCCAGCGCTCAACCTGACCAAACCCAAGCATCTAATCAAGAGGAAGATCGCGGCGGCCTAGTTGGCCAAATTATTCGCTCGTTCTTTTAGAAATTGTCCTGGTATATAGCAAAAATGCCTAACTCAGTTCATTTTGAGTTAGGCATTTTTGATGCTTTTAATCAGCTTTGCAAACTAATCTATTAGTAAACGAGGCTAATCACGATGGCTGATGCGGCGACGACACCGGTCCAGCATAAACCGCCCATAATCACAGGTTTAATCCCTGCCGCTTGAATCTGTTTAATATGAACACCCAATCCAATAGTTACCAGGGCTAGGGTCATAAAGAGTTTAGAAACTGTTGAAATTTGAGCTGTCAGGGCTGCTGGTAGTTGGAAAATAGAAGCGATAATTACCGCTACAACAAATAAAACGACAAACAAGGGTATAAGACCGACGATATCACGCCAATTAACCCCGGCTGATTGCTGCTTGCTGGTGGCTTGTTGGTCTTGTAATTGTTTAAAACGGTAGCCAATGACACCTAGACTAACGGGCACAATGAAGAGGGTGCGAACTAGTTTAACAACTGTAGCTACTTGACCAGAAGTATCTGACCACTCAAAGGCAGTAGCAACTACTGAAGCGGTATCATTAACAGCTGCACCGGCTAGAACCCCGTAAAGTTGGTCAGTATAACCAAGTGCCCGGCCCACTAGGGGTAAAAATAGTAGGGCAGCCATGGAGTAAATCAACATGGTCGTCACTGATACGGCAATGTCCTCATCCTCTGCTTCCATGATGGGGGCGGTAGCCATAATGGCTGATCCCCCACAAATAGCGGTACCAATACCGATTAAAAGGGCCAATTTATCACCTAATTTAAAGTAACGGTTGACTAAAACAGCCACGGAAATTGACGTGATGACCTCGGCGGCCAGGACGAGTAGGACAGTGAAGCCCACTTCACCAACCAAGCGCATGGATAAAGTTAGGCCAAGTAGGACAATACCGGTTTTAAGGAAATAGGAAGCGACAAAGCCAGTCACCCCTTTATCTAATTTTTCGTAGAAGGGGGTGTGGCGGACAATAGCCCCGATTAATATGGCTGATATAGAAGGGCCAATTAAAGGAAAGGCTGCCCCAATGGTTAAAGCTAAGTAACAGGAAATTAATAGAAAAATAATGGTTAAAAATGCGACCAAAATAATACCTCCTAGAATTTAATACTATTGTATTCTACTACAAGATAATAAAATTTTGGAAAAAATTTAAAAAAATCATAATAGGGGTCCCAGAATTAAAAAAAGCAACCAGATTTGGTTGCTTTTATTAGTTGGGGATAGACTTAAGAACTTAGGCCGCCCATTGGATAAAACCATAGATGACAAATATATTAATAAAATCAATAAAGAGGGTGCCGACAATTGAAACAGCCAAAAAGGCTAAGGGACTTGGACCGTATTCATGGGTAATTTGGCGCATACAGGCCATGGCATTAGACGAAGACCCCATACCGAAGCCTAGGAAACCAGCGGTCATTACGGCAGCGTCATAATTTTGTCCCATAACCTTGAAGACAATAAAGCGGGCAAATAGAATAGTGGCCAGAGCTTCTAGTGCAATGATTGCCATCATTGGTAGCGCCATATCGATAATGGTCCACAGCTCCAGACTAATCATGGTTAAGGAAAGGAATAAATTGAGAGAAATATCTGATGTCACTGCGACCGCCTGGTCATCAACGATTGGATCAGGTCGCGCATCGGATATATTACGAACAACAGCAGCGACAATCATGGGACCGATGTAAACTGGAAAGCTAATACCATCCACAAAGTGACTAACGCTAGCATTGATTATTTGTGTCAGATAGGAGCCGGCAAAAATAACTAGGAAAATCAGATAAACCATGAGGGCAATCCGCTGACCGGTTAAAGGTTTTTTACGCCCTTGGCGGGGGTGGTTGCCCATGGTCATGGCAGAAGATCGGTCGTTAGCTGCTGATAAGTCATATTTTTTAACAGCAGCTGCCGCAACTGGTCCGCCGGAAATCGAACCTAAAACAATTCCCAGGGTAGCAGCGATGACGCCAACCGAACTAGCATTTGTATAGCCTAATTCTGCAATAGAAGGGGAAACAGCAGCTGCTGTACCGGGACCACCAACTAGGGCGGGCGATCCTAGCAAGAGGGCCACGGGACCAGGAATATTAAAGAACTTGCTTAAAATTAAAGCTAATATATTTTGAACAAAAATCGCTAAGACGGCTAATAAAAGGAAGCGTCCTACTACTTGTTTGGCCCGAGACAGTGCCTTTAGACTGGCATCAAAACCAATTGTTGTAAAATAGATGACCATGAAAAACATAGTCAGTGACGTATCTAATTCGATAGTGACTAGGCCGGTTAGGCGCAGAACCATGTTAACCAGGGCAAAAGCCAAGCCGCCGACAATCGCTGGTGGCAGGGAGTATTCCTCCAGTTTGGAAATATTGCTGGTCAACCACTTGCCGACCAACAAGCTAATAATCGCTAGCCCGATAGTTTGGACTAGATTGAGTGTAATATGCATGAGACGATTTCCTCCAAGGTAATATCTTTTCTATATAAAATAACATAAGGATGGGTATATGTTATAAAAAATGATTAACGATGATATATTTAATAACTTTTATAACCAGAGATAGCATATAATTTTTAAAATGACATAACTTTTGTTAAAGTTAAGCTAAAGATAGCCTATAATTATTAAAAGGATGTGGCCAAAATGTGGCGAAAGTTTGAAACTAACCACCCTTTCCTAGCTAGTATGGTAATGGTTTTTATTGGCTATTGCATTGGTTGGTTACTAATCTCCCTATTTAAGCAGGAATTTGACATCACTAGCTTTAATGTCAACTTGCTTATCAATTTGTTGGTCTTTAACTTATTAATCCAAGCCTACCGACTAGGTAAGCTGTCCGCGCTAGTTGCTTGGTTTTTAGCCTTAGGATTTATTGTAATCAATTTCATCCTGGCGTTAGCATTAGGCTAGCTATTAATTTGTCATCTTAATAATATTTAATCTCTCAAGGAGGATACCATGACCCTAATTAATCATTTAAGTGAACTGATTGGCAAAACGCCGCTCTATAAATTACCAAATCCTGATTCTGAATATATGGCAGATGTCTATGTAAAGTTAGAAATGTTTAATATTGGTGGCTCCGTTAAAGACCGGATTGCCCTTAATATGATTGAAGCGGCAGAAAAGCGAGGAGATCTCAAACCGGGTATGACCCTGGTAGAAGCAACTTCGGGTAATACTGGGATTGGTATTGCTATGGTAGGTGCCTGGAAGGGCTACCAGGTCATAATTGTGATGCCAGAAAATGCTTCAGAAGAGCGGAAACAATTGGTAAGGGCCTATGGCGGACAAGTGGTTGAAAGTCCTAGTGAGGAAGGAACTATTGGGGCAAGAGAACTCTCCTTTAAGTTATTAGCAGACCATCCGGATGACTATATATCCCTCATTCAGCATGATAATTTTGATAACCCAGCCGTTCATTACCAAACAACAGGACCAGAAATTGTAGCTGATCTAGGCCGCGTGCCGGATGCCTTTGTTGCTGGGGTAGGTACTTCAGGCACTATTTCAGGGGTTGGTAAATATTTAAAAGAACAGAGTAATGAGGTGCGAATTGTCCTATTAGAAGCCCTTAATTCAGCTGTTATTTCTGGTCAAAAGGAACCTGGCCAAAATAAGATTGCTGGGATGGGAGCTGGTTTTGTACCGAAAATTCTTAACCGCCAAGCTTATGACGATATTAAGGTGATTTCTAACGACCAAGCCTACCAAATGACCAGAGATTTAGCCAAACAAGGTTTATTATTGGGCGCATCTTCAGGTGCTAATATCTACGGCGCTTTAGAAGTAGCTCGCGAACTAGGCCCAGGTAAAATTGTTGTTACGACAGCAGCCGACAATGGTGAACGCTATTTATCAACAGATTTGTTTAATTAAAAAGAACAGGGTGTGCGGGCTGGCGCTTAGAACTGAATCCTTGGAATAAAAGACAACCAATATCGCAGATATTGGGTCGGATTTTATGAAAGGACCTCAGTTCTGCCAGTCCGAACCCGACTAAGCAGGGTGTGCGGGCTGGTGCCATTCCTGCCGAGTCGAACCCAACTATGCTACTAACATTCATATAATGGTGAGAGCCTGGGACTTATGTCCCAGGCTCTTTTAAATCCGAACGTTTAAAAATATTTATGAAAAAATGTTTGCAATTTTTCAAAAAGATGGTAGACTCTTGTTATTAACTTTAGAGCATTTTAGCTATTAAGAATAATTAACACAAAGGAGATTTATATGTCTGAAAATAAACGACCTGATTATATAAGCGTGGCTGCGGATGAAAGTCTACCAGCTAGCCAAGCAGGGATTTTAGCTTTGGCTCACGTTTTAGTAATGAATGTATTTGTTGTTGCGGTTTTAATAGCCGGAGCTTTAGGTCTATCTGATGTTGAGGGAACCCAGCTGATCCAATCGTCTTTTTTAGGTGCTGGGATTGCTACTCTGATTCAAGTGCTCTTTTTCCTTAGACTACCCGTCGCTCAAGGGGCATCATTCGTACCGCTAGGCGCTGTTATTGGTATCTATGTTGGCACAGGTTCATTTAGTGCTGTGATGGGGGCTAGCCTAGTAGCCAGTTTGGCCGTTTTTGCTTTAGGATTGTCAGGGCTTTATAAGCATGTCATTAGAGCTCTGATTCCTAACCTGGTATCAGGCATCATAATTATGGTAATTGGCCTAGCACTAATGCCTACTGCCTTTAATTCCAATATTTTTATCAGCAATGACCAGCTAAGTATAGGTCAAAATATTGGCCTAGCGGGACTAACCGTCTTG
Proteins encoded in this window:
- a CDS encoding DUF937 domain-containing protein translates to MALFNQNGSLLDILFGSQDQGAGKTLASQANIDQADLAKIAAVGLPLLLSALNRNNQSKEGLDSFTEALGNHRNQEAQSVEELAQKADPKDGEKILGHAFKDQDSVADRLARSLNMNPNTVKMGLAILAPMVLKYLADRQSGPSMDQSQVEQDTKSAEDELLEAIRKYANSQNNQTSQGQASQPTQADQNNQAPATNQDGGLGGIIGDVLDRLQNNQASAQPDQTQASNQEEDRGGLVGQIIRSFF
- a CDS encoding YeiH family protein, with protein sequence MVAFLTIIFLLISCYLALTIGAAFPLIGPSISAILIGAIVRHTPFYEKLDKGVTGFVASYFLKTGIVLLGLTLSMRLVGEVGFTVLLVLAAEVITSISVAVLVNRYFKLGDKLALLIGIGTAICGGSAIMATAPIMEAEDEDIAVSVTTMLIYSMAALLFLPLVGRALGYTDQLYGVLAGAAVNDTASVVATAFEWSDTSGQVATVVKLVRTLFIVPVSLGVIGYRFKQLQDQQATSKQQSAGVNWRDIVGLIPLFVVLFVVAVIIASIFQLPAALTAQISTVSKLFMTLALVTIGLGVHIKQIQAAGIKPVIMGGLCWTGVVAASAIVISLVY
- a CDS encoding sodium/glutamate symporter; amino-acid sequence: MHITLNLVQTIGLAIISLLVGKWLTSNISKLEEYSLPPAIVGGLAFALVNMVLRLTGLVTIELDTSLTMFFMVIYFTTIGFDASLKALSRAKQVVGRFLLLAVLAIFVQNILALILSKFFNIPGPVALLLGSPALVGGPGTAAAVSPSIAELGYTNASSVGVIAATLGIVLGSISGGPVAAAAVKKYDLSAANDRSSAMTMGNHPRQGRKKPLTGQRIALMVYLIFLVIFAGSYLTQIINASVSHFVDGISFPVYIGPMIVAAVVRNISDARPDPIVDDQAVAVTSDISLNLFLSLTMISLELWTIIDMALPMMAIIALEALATILFARFIVFKVMGQNYDAAVMTAGFLGFGMGSSSNAMACMRQITHEYGPSPLAFLAVSIVGTLFIDFINIFVIYGFIQWAA
- the cysK gene encoding cysteine synthase A, producing MTLINHLSELIGKTPLYKLPNPDSEYMADVYVKLEMFNIGGSVKDRIALNMIEAAEKRGDLKPGMTLVEATSGNTGIGIAMVGAWKGYQVIIVMPENASEERKQLVRAYGGQVVESPSEEGTIGARELSFKLLADHPDDYISLIQHDNFDNPAVHYQTTGPEIVADLGRVPDAFVAGVGTSGTISGVGKYLKEQSNEVRIVLLEALNSAVISGQKEPGQNKIAGMGAGFVPKILNRQAYDDIKVISNDQAYQMTRDLAKQGLLLGASSGANIYGALEVARELGPGKIVVTTAADNGERYLSTDLFN